A DNA window from Moorella thermoacetica contains the following coding sequences:
- a CDS encoding S-layer homology domain-containing protein: MPYTDAGSLSSDSLGYVALSWGLGILKGNGSTFEPGHQVTRAEAAAALVRTLAVKM, encoded by the coding sequence GTGCCCTATACCGACGCCGGTTCCCTGTCATCTGATTCCCTGGGTTACGTCGCCCTGTCCTGGGGTCTGGGTATCCTGAAGGGTAATGGTTCTACTTTTGAGCCCGGCCACCAGGTCACCAGGGCTGAGGCGGCGGCCGCCCTGGTTCGCACCCTGGCCGTTAAAATGTAG
- a CDS encoding transcriptional regulator encodes MKQEYAVIQQIQKRMLISIGQLAKKLGLKEGDYVRLELEENSNSLRLVPVDWHPREQEYFWSGEWQERMKNSLRDLAEGRVKTYSDVEELLGELENATDNKN; translated from the coding sequence GTGAAACAGGAATATGCGGTAATTCAGCAGATACAGAAGAGGATGCTTATCAGTATAGGCCAACTGGCGAAGAAACTGGGCCTTAAAGAGGGGGATTATGTACGTTTAGAGTTGGAGGAAAATAGCAACAGCCTTCGCCTTGTCCCGGTTGACTGGCACCCTAGGGAACAGGAGTATTTCTGGAGCGGGGAATGGCAGGAGAGGATGAAGAATAGCTTGCGGGATCTGGCAGAGGGGCGGGTTAAGACTTACAGCGATGTTGAGGAATTGCTAGGAGAACTGGAGAATGCCACAGATAATAAGAACTGA
- a CDS encoding MarC family protein produces MSVFFLHAVVSILAILNPIGNLPIFLSLVEGEATADQIATARRATLAAFGFLTLFVLLGNNILLFFGITLAAFRVAGSIILFSIGYKILQGRNIHSRSLAPDIHEDIMARDDVAITPLATPILAGPGSITTVMLLVGSEWRLRTILLTVAAIAVVTLGTYLIFRYATLITRHLGPMEMNIISRVMGLLLAVIAVQMGASGLLELFPGLGR; encoded by the coding sequence TTGTCTGTCTTTTTCTTACATGCCGTCGTATCAATCCTGGCCATCCTTAATCCCATTGGTAACCTGCCTATCTTCCTCTCCCTGGTCGAAGGGGAGGCAACGGCCGATCAAATCGCCACCGCCAGAAGGGCTACCCTGGCCGCCTTCGGCTTCCTAACACTCTTTGTCCTCCTGGGTAATAATATCCTCCTCTTCTTCGGCATCACCCTGGCTGCCTTCCGGGTTGCCGGCAGTATTATCCTGTTTAGCATCGGCTATAAAATTCTCCAGGGTCGTAACATTCACAGCCGCAGCCTGGCGCCGGATATCCATGAAGACATCATGGCCCGGGACGATGTAGCCATTACTCCCCTGGCCACTCCTATCCTTGCCGGTCCTGGTTCCATCACCACCGTCATGCTCCTGGTCGGCTCCGAGTGGCGGCTCCGGACCATCCTCCTGACCGTTGCCGCTATAGCCGTCGTCACCCTGGGCACCTACTTAATCTTCCGTTATGCCACCCTTATTACCCGTCACCTGGGACCCATGGAAATGAATATCATCAGCCGCGTCATGGGTCTCCTCCTGGCAGTGATCGCCGTCCAGATGGGCGCTTCCGGCCTGCTGGAACTCTTCCCGGGCCTGGGAAGGTGA
- a CDS encoding type II toxin-antitoxin system RelE/ParE family toxin, whose translation MPQIIRTDSFLEQFQELSKEAQKHVLKTILFLAQNPSHPSLKVHRIKGTPFWEAYASISIRVIFERNGDTLVLLACGYHDILKKY comes from the coding sequence ATGCCACAGATAATAAGAACTGATAGTTTCTTGGAACAGTTTCAAGAGTTAAGCAAGGAAGCTCAAAAGCACGTGTTGAAAACTATACTTTTTCTGGCTCAAAACCCGAGCCATCCTTCTCTGAAGGTACATCGTATTAAAGGAACACCCTTTTGGGAGGCCTATGCCAGCATCAGCATCAGGGTGATTTTTGAGCGGAACGGTGATACTTTGGTTTTATTAGCCTGCGGATATCATGATATCCTTAAAAAGTATTAA
- the nifV gene encoding homocitrate synthase produces MGGQIKIVDTTLRDGEQTAGVVFANSEKLRIAKMLDAIGVDQIEAGVPVMGGDEKKVIKEIVDAGLRASIMGWNRAVIDDVRHSIDCGCDAVAISISTSDIHIEHKLRSTREKVIESMSRACEFAKKHNLYVSVNAEDASRTDPDYLLQFARAAREAGADRLRFCDTVGIMDPFGTYEKIKWLIEEVGLDVEMHMHNDFGMATANTLAGIRAGAKYAGVTVVGLGERAGNAALEEVVMALKYLENIDLKFKTEQFRELAEYVSLVARRQLPAWKAVVGSNMFAHESGIHADGALKDPRTYEVMTPEEVGLERQIVIGKHSGTAAIKAKFAEYGVHLEEADAAAILARVRALAVELKRPLFDKELAHIYEDYQEARKKAAVTAV; encoded by the coding sequence ATGGGCGGACAGATTAAAATCGTCGATACCACCCTCCGGGACGGCGAACAAACAGCCGGGGTGGTCTTTGCCAACAGTGAAAAACTGCGCATTGCCAAGATGCTGGACGCTATCGGTGTCGATCAAATTGAAGCCGGCGTACCGGTCATGGGCGGTGATGAGAAAAAGGTCATCAAGGAGATTGTCGATGCCGGTTTGCGGGCGAGTATCATGGGCTGGAACCGGGCTGTCATTGACGATGTCCGGCATTCCATCGATTGTGGCTGCGATGCCGTAGCCATCTCCATTTCTACTTCTGATATCCATATCGAACACAAACTGCGCAGCACCAGGGAAAAGGTCATTGAGTCCATGTCCCGGGCCTGCGAGTTCGCCAAGAAGCACAACCTCTACGTCTCCGTCAATGCCGAGGACGCCAGCCGCACCGATCCCGATTACCTATTACAGTTTGCTCGGGCTGCCCGGGAGGCCGGCGCCGACCGCCTGCGCTTCTGCGATACGGTGGGCATAATGGATCCCTTCGGCACTTATGAAAAAATAAAATGGTTGATCGAAGAAGTGGGCCTGGATGTAGAGATGCACATGCACAACGACTTTGGCATGGCAACGGCCAATACCCTGGCCGGCATCCGCGCCGGGGCCAAGTACGCCGGGGTGACGGTGGTGGGCCTGGGCGAACGGGCCGGCAACGCCGCCCTGGAGGAAGTGGTCATGGCCTTAAAATATCTGGAAAATATTGACTTAAAGTTTAAAACCGAGCAGTTCCGCGAGCTGGCCGAGTACGTTTCCCTGGTGGCACGCCGGCAACTACCGGCCTGGAAAGCCGTTGTGGGCAGCAATATGTTTGCCCACGAGTCCGGTATTCATGCCGACGGCGCCCTGAAGGACCCGCGCACCTACGAAGTAATGACGCCGGAAGAGGTCGGCCTGGAACGGCAGATTGTCATCGGCAAGCACTCGGGCACGGCGGCCATTAAGGCCAAGTTTGCCGAGTACGGCGTGCACCTGGAAGAAGCAGACGCCGCAGCTATCCTCGCCAGGGTGCGTGCCCTGGCGGTGGAACTCAAGCGCCCCCTCTTTGATAAGGAACTGGCCCACATCTATGAGGATTACCAGGAAGCCCGGAAAAAGGCGGCCGTGACCGCCGTATAG
- the glgA gene encoding glycogen synthase GlgA produces MNKPLKILLVSPEVAPLAKTGGLADVAGSLPKALAAKGHEVRVAMPRYRQVKEVNYLTDLPVEMDGSLETAVIRQGKLPGEAGIPVYLIDNYKFFYRDGMYGYGDDAARFNFFCKAVLSMLPWLEFQPDIIHCNDWQTGPIPLFLKVKHEDNPFYRETATIYTIHNLQYQGTFPRNILKTMALSEEFFVPERLEFYGQVSYMKAGILYADLVNTVSKKYALEIQTPEYGERLDGLLRKRAADLRGILNGIDYEEFDPATDRRLAVNYDADHLEKKGENKAALQREMELPVRDVPVLGLISRLVSQKGLDLLAAILDPLMQQDLQFVLLGSGEDYYQQLFSRYKVKYRDKMAVKIGFDPVLAQHIYAGCDIFLMPSRFEPCGLGQMISLRYGAVPVVRATGGLEDTIKDLHQYPGVGNGFTFRDYQPQALLDTINRALHVYRHEPGEWRKLMRRGMAADFSWSASAGHYEEMYREALEKRRAAMFKVG; encoded by the coding sequence ATGAACAAACCCTTGAAGATCTTGCTGGTTTCTCCCGAGGTTGCACCCCTGGCCAAAACCGGCGGCCTGGCTGATGTGGCCGGTAGCCTGCCCAAAGCCCTGGCGGCCAAGGGCCACGAGGTCAGGGTAGCCATGCCCCGTTACCGCCAGGTCAAGGAGGTTAACTACCTCACCGATCTGCCGGTAGAGATGGACGGCAGCCTGGAGACAGCCGTCATTCGCCAGGGGAAACTGCCCGGGGAAGCCGGGATCCCGGTATACCTGATCGACAACTACAAGTTTTTCTACCGTGATGGCATGTATGGTTACGGCGATGACGCCGCACGGTTCAATTTCTTCTGCAAAGCCGTGCTGTCCATGCTGCCCTGGCTGGAGTTTCAGCCGGATATCATCCATTGTAACGACTGGCAGACCGGTCCCATACCCCTGTTCCTCAAGGTAAAGCACGAGGACAACCCTTTTTACCGGGAGACGGCAACCATCTATACCATCCATAACCTGCAGTACCAGGGTACCTTTCCCCGCAACATCCTCAAGACCATGGCCCTCAGCGAGGAATTCTTTGTCCCGGAACGCCTGGAGTTTTACGGGCAGGTCAGCTATATGAAGGCCGGGATCCTGTACGCCGACCTGGTGAACACCGTCAGCAAGAAATACGCCCTGGAAATCCAGACGCCGGAGTACGGGGAGCGCCTGGACGGCCTGCTCCGTAAAAGGGCAGCCGACCTGAGGGGCATCCTGAACGGCATCGACTATGAGGAGTTCGACCCGGCCACCGACCGGCGCCTGGCAGTCAATTACGACGCCGATCACCTGGAGAAGAAAGGGGAAAACAAGGCGGCCCTGCAGCGGGAGATGGAACTGCCCGTCAGGGACGTCCCCGTCCTGGGCCTGATCTCCCGCCTGGTGAGCCAGAAGGGTCTCGACCTCCTGGCCGCTATCCTGGACCCATTGATGCAACAGGACCTGCAGTTCGTCCTCCTGGGCAGCGGCGAGGACTACTACCAGCAGCTTTTCTCCCGATATAAGGTAAAATATCGCGATAAAATGGCCGTGAAAATCGGCTTTGACCCGGTCCTGGCCCAGCATATCTACGCCGGGTGCGATATCTTCCTGATGCCATCCCGGTTCGAGCCCTGCGGCCTGGGGCAGATGATCAGCCTGCGCTATGGTGCCGTCCCGGTGGTCAGGGCAACTGGCGGCCTGGAGGATACCATCAAAGACTTGCACCAGTATCCGGGAGTGGGTAACGGCTTTACCTTCCGTGATTACCAGCCCCAGGCCCTCCTGGATACCATCAACCGCGCCCTGCACGTCTACCGCCACGAACCCGGAGAATGGCGTAAACTGATGCGGCGGGGCATGGCCGCCGATTTCTCCTGGAGCGCTTCGGCCGGTCACTACGAGGAAATGTACCGCGAGGCCCTGGAGAAGAGGCGGGCCGCCATGTTTAAGGTAGGGTAA
- the galT gene encoding galactose-1-phosphate uridylyltransferase, translating into MPELRQDPVSQRWVIIATERAKRPSDFKPPHQEKNGSTGCPFCPGHERETPPEVLAFRVAGTAPDTPGWRVRVVPNKFAALAPGDDVTIENRGLYRTMSGTGAHEVIIEGPDHNTFFPDMAPDHAVQVFKAWRQRYLQLSRDKKLQYIQLFKNHGRTAGASLEHPHSQLIATPLVPVTVSQEMDRFKSYWQEQESCLLCDVVEAELEAGARVTGFNSEFLAFCPFASRFPMETWIVPRRHQTGFGDCDDVQLKQLGAIVQETLGRLKKAAGDPPFNLVLHTAPLHQDDVIYHWHLELLPRLAIVAGFEWGTGIYINPTPPEIAAQSLNEIKLDQEALA; encoded by the coding sequence ATGCCCGAATTACGCCAGGACCCGGTGAGCCAGCGCTGGGTAATCATTGCCACCGAAAGGGCCAAAAGGCCTTCGGACTTCAAGCCTCCGCATCAAGAAAAGAATGGCAGCACCGGCTGTCCTTTCTGCCCCGGCCATGAAAGAGAAACCCCGCCGGAGGTGCTGGCCTTCCGGGTCGCCGGCACCGCCCCCGACACCCCCGGCTGGCGGGTACGGGTTGTCCCCAATAAATTTGCCGCCCTGGCCCCCGGCGACGATGTAACCATAGAAAATAGGGGTTTATACCGGACCATGAGCGGCACCGGTGCCCACGAAGTCATAATCGAGGGTCCCGATCACAACACCTTTTTCCCCGATATGGCCCCGGATCATGCCGTCCAGGTCTTTAAGGCCTGGCGCCAGCGTTATCTGCAATTGAGCCGGGATAAGAAACTACAATATATCCAGCTCTTTAAAAACCATGGCCGCACGGCCGGAGCCTCCCTGGAACACCCCCACAGCCAGTTAATCGCCACTCCCCTGGTACCAGTTACCGTCAGCCAGGAAATGGATAGATTTAAGTCCTACTGGCAGGAACAAGAGAGCTGCCTCCTCTGCGATGTCGTAGAGGCCGAACTGGAAGCCGGGGCCAGGGTCACCGGCTTCAATAGTGAGTTCCTGGCCTTTTGTCCCTTTGCCTCCCGGTTTCCCATGGAGACCTGGATCGTACCCCGCAGGCACCAGACAGGCTTCGGCGACTGCGACGACGTGCAGCTTAAGCAACTGGGCGCCATCGTACAGGAAACCCTGGGCCGGCTGAAAAAGGCGGCTGGTGACCCGCCCTTTAACCTGGTCCTCCATACGGCCCCCCTACATCAGGACGACGTTATCTATCACTGGCATTTGGAACTATTGCCCCGGCTGGCCATCGTCGCCGGGTTTGAGTGGGGAACAGGTATCTATATCAACCCCACCCCGCCGGAAATTGCGGCCCAGTCTCTCAATGAAATTAAACTGGATCAGGAGGCACTGGCTTAA
- a CDS encoding glycosyltransferase family 4 protein has translation MRILMLSWEYPPQSVGGLARHVEDLAISLAARHDVHVLTIGRPGEAFESRENGLTVHRVEAYPVHPPDFLVWVLQLNARFMEEAMILMRRYGPFQIIHAHDWLVAFTGRALKHAYHLPLIATIHATEAGRNRGLHNDMQRYINSVEWWLTYEAWRVIVCSRHMRQEVQGLFQLPADKITIIPNGVYSKKFRAGTVDPEVRRRYAAPNEKILFFVGRLVIEKGVQVLLEAMPRILSSCPEAKLVVAGRGPMEGQLQNRARELGIGHKVCFAGYIDDRTRNQLYRAARVAVFPSLYEPFGIVALEAMAAGTPVVASETGGLAEIITHGVDGMRAYPGNANSLADNILAVLQDDALVAKLSANGRRLVAEVYDWENIARRTADVYQEVYNQYRRTPWPERTPVIARLWRFVPYVAGDQDREQPLPLGGRYDLARYRATLVNQHRGRSEG, from the coding sequence ATGCGGATCTTGATGCTTTCCTGGGAATACCCGCCCCAGAGTGTCGGCGGCTTGGCCCGCCATGTGGAGGATCTGGCTATCTCCCTGGCGGCCCGCCATGATGTTCACGTCCTGACTATTGGCCGACCCGGAGAAGCTTTCGAGAGCCGGGAGAACGGGTTGACCGTCCACCGGGTGGAAGCCTACCCCGTTCATCCCCCTGATTTTCTCGTCTGGGTGCTGCAACTGAATGCCCGCTTTATGGAAGAGGCCATGATCCTCATGCGCCGGTACGGCCCCTTCCAGATTATCCACGCCCACGATTGGCTGGTGGCCTTTACCGGCCGGGCTTTGAAGCACGCTTATCATTTACCCCTCATCGCCACCATCCACGCCACCGAGGCGGGCCGCAACCGCGGCCTCCACAACGACATGCAGCGCTACATTAACAGCGTCGAATGGTGGCTGACCTACGAAGCCTGGCGGGTCATTGTCTGCAGCCGGCATATGCGCCAGGAGGTCCAGGGGTTATTCCAGCTGCCGGCTGACAAGATTACCATTATACCCAACGGAGTGTATAGCAAAAAGTTCCGGGCCGGGACAGTCGACCCGGAGGTCCGGCGGCGTTACGCCGCGCCTAACGAGAAAATCCTCTTCTTTGTCGGCCGCCTGGTGATCGAAAAGGGAGTCCAGGTGCTCCTGGAGGCCATGCCTCGCATCCTCTCCTCTTGCCCGGAGGCCAAACTGGTGGTTGCCGGCCGGGGACCCATGGAAGGCCAGCTCCAGAACCGGGCCCGGGAACTGGGAATCGGCCACAAGGTCTGTTTTGCCGGCTATATTGACGACCGGACCCGCAACCAGCTCTACCGGGCCGCCAGGGTGGCTGTCTTCCCCAGCCTTTACGAGCCCTTCGGTATCGTCGCCCTGGAGGCCATGGCCGCCGGGACGCCGGTGGTGGCCAGCGAAACAGGCGGCCTGGCGGAGATAATCACTCACGGCGTTGACGGCATGCGCGCCTATCCGGGCAACGCCAATTCCCTGGCCGACAACATCCTGGCGGTCCTGCAGGATGACGCTCTGGTTGCGAAACTCAGCGCCAACGGCCGTCGCCTGGTAGCAGAGGTTTACGACTGGGAAAATATCGCCCGGCGCACGGCTGACGTCTACCAGGAGGTTTACAACCAGTATCGTCGCACCCCCTGGCCGGAACGGACCCCGGTAATAGCCCGCCTGTGGCGCTTCGTCCCTTACGTAGCCGGGGACCAGGACAGAGAACAACCACTGCCCCTGGGGGGGCGCTATGACCTGGCCCGGTACCGGGCTACTCTGGTAAACCAGCACCGGGGCAGGAGCGAGGGGTAG
- a CDS encoding carbohydrate-binding protein, protein MGDKNRSRFVSDEGTRLQQMRAAEYPGGVVVDPVPITAGDEVTILYHGLLDACGADQVWMHTGYGDANNWQNVCDYRMERTGYGWVKNIRVEDTSRLNICFKDSADNWDNNNGLNWSFEIHNGERPGRR, encoded by the coding sequence TTGGGCGATAAAAACCGCAGCCGCTTTGTTAGCGACGAGGGCACCAGATTGCAGCAGATGCGGGCTGCCGAATACCCCGGCGGGGTGGTGGTCGACCCCGTACCCATCACTGCGGGCGATGAAGTTACAATCCTCTACCACGGCCTCCTGGATGCCTGCGGCGCCGACCAGGTATGGATGCATACCGGTTACGGCGACGCCAATAACTGGCAGAATGTCTGCGATTACCGCATGGAGCGCACCGGCTACGGCTGGGTGAAAAACATCCGGGTGGAAGATACCAGTCGCCTGAATATCTGCTTTAAAGACAGCGCCGATAACTGGGATAACAACAACGGTCTCAACTGGAGCTTTGAAATCCATAACGGCGAGCGCCCTGGCCGACGTTAG
- a CDS encoding lipoate--protein ligase family protein produces the protein MPAETWRLLDTGVSDPYTNMAIDEAILLEHREGKTPPTLRFYAWSPPTISLGYFQQLEKEIDLEAVKERGLGLVRRLTGGRAVLHDDEVTYSVVAREDHPLMIGGIRPSYLRLAKALAAGLRELGAPVEIASGRKGGREEHTTAACFDAPSWYEITCGGRKLVGSAQTRKGGVVLQHGSIVLTLNGDDLFAVLKMPSEAVRQRLLAKFYHQACGLEEVLGRRVEAGVIKENIVRAFTRLYAVEFVPGGLTEGEKGRLKELRAKYAAADWLKRR, from the coding sequence ATGCCAGCTGAAACCTGGCGCCTGCTCGATACCGGCGTATCCGATCCTTACACCAATATGGCCATAGACGAGGCCATCCTCCTGGAGCACCGGGAGGGAAAAACGCCGCCTACTTTACGTTTTTACGCCTGGTCGCCGCCCACTATCTCCCTGGGTTATTTCCAGCAGCTAGAGAAAGAAATCGATCTGGAGGCCGTCAAGGAGCGGGGCCTGGGGCTGGTCCGGCGCCTGACGGGCGGCCGGGCCGTTCTCCACGACGATGAAGTAACCTACAGCGTGGTAGCCAGGGAGGATCATCCACTGATGATCGGTGGCATCCGCCCCTCTTACCTGCGCCTGGCAAAGGCTCTGGCCGCAGGGCTTAGAGAGCTGGGGGCGCCGGTGGAGATCGCCTCGGGCCGTAAGGGTGGTCGCGAGGAGCATACCACAGCCGCCTGTTTTGACGCCCCCTCCTGGTACGAGATAACCTGCGGCGGCCGCAAGCTGGTGGGTAGCGCCCAGACCCGTAAAGGCGGCGTGGTCCTCCAGCACGGTTCGATAGTTCTCACCCTGAATGGCGACGATCTCTTCGCCGTCCTGAAGATGCCCTCGGAGGCCGTACGCCAGCGTCTCCTAGCGAAGTTTTATCACCAGGCCTGCGGCCTGGAAGAAGTTCTGGGCCGCAGGGTCGAGGCCGGGGTAATAAAGGAGAATATTGTCCGGGCCTTCACCAGGCTCTACGCCGTGGAATTTGTCCCGGGCGGGCTGACGGAGGGAGAAAAAGGGCGCCTTAAGGAACTGCGGGCGAAATACGCCGCCGCTGACTGGCTCAAGAGACGGTGA